Genomic window (Bombyx mori chromosome 9, ASM3026992v2):
GCTAAGTACTGTCTTCGTTTTGGATTATAGTTTCCTTACACTCGGTGTGCTTTTGGTGAACACTTATTTCAACAGATTTTAATAGTACTGTTGGATTTATGCCGTGCTTAAAGCATTACAGCTCCCTTTTGAGAAGTGATTTTATGTCatttttctccatccattctcGTTTTATTATACTAAGAGAGCAGTGATTCAAttataattgagattttgacctcTTGTTCCAAGGGGTTCCTTTAACGCTAAATAGCAGTGCGCTAATTACTACTTTTTTAAGTCACTAAAAGACGTAAAAATAGTTATTTCTACATTTGatcttttatattttcaaatggtTTCTATTGGTGTACTTTTTTTACGTACATTTTTAGGCATCTCGTCTAGCGACAGCAATGTACTGCTCCGGGTGGCAGAACTGTCGCGGGAAATCATCAGTCAGCATAAGGAATATGGTGATGAACACGATAGCCGTCGCTCAGGTGGGGTACCTACAGGAAGAGATAATCGATTAACGGGTGACGTTACACACAAAAATGAAAGAATCATTTAATGCTGAAGTTTCCAGCTCACGGGACGtcattttatgaccattcctttgcggttgaagcagtccgtttatggaatgcgCTACCCTTAAGCGTCAAACAATCGTCttcgccggaaattttcaagttcagattaaaatcgcactaccttgcacaataatatggctcctacgatatagctgtacaagttgctacttattttgtatttacttgcatatttttagtatttatttgtatttaatcgtatgtaagtctatcttatattgtatttatttttcacatgtgtaggtatataagtatatattttatgtaagtttattaagatatagcaccgtccagtttgcttattcctctccctgcaaggttgcctggaagagatcgcttttagcgataagtccgccaatttatgtcaccgtctatgatttgttttatatgcttactctgtacatgtagtgttaaataaagagttatattattattatcaccgGAGTGGCTCGACGTATATTACCTAACAGAACCACTTCCGATAATCACGGATTTATTTAAAGATTACATTACCTACACAATACTTTGATCACTATGAAGGCctgtaattaatttttcaacACTCTTTCGAGAAAACAgatatactttaaaaaatacgTTTAAAAACCAAAGTAAAATTAACCTTGTGTATACTATGTTGAATGTGTTAAATCTATAgtgtgtatttaaaaataatcataaccactttttatttttattgtatgtatttctgttttaaattaatttagtttttcttttttagcgGCCGCTTGTATTAAGAGGACTCGGAGTAATAGATTTATCATATCAATCGTATTTATCGGTGAGGTTTTATCTTTAATAATTACCTACCCTTGGAACGATCATGTTTTTTAAATGACgtgtaacatttaattttatactcgTAAATGCTAACTctaaactttattttacaaaaacttGGAAATATCACTTATATACTAAGAACttgtgtgagttttttttttattattgcttaagacagattttttttgtttaatcccTATGCGGTggaacctcgtaggaggttcagtCACCGGTCCAcacaaaacagtttttaatAAGCTATAAGAGCAGCCAGTTtgattaacggccgtctggtgtagtggtaagtgacatggtcactacacaaggtggtcgcgggttcgaatcccgccaagggaagatatttgtatgataaatataaatgtcttttccagggttatggatttatattaaatatatgtacgtgtataataaaaatcttacatttattcccgttatctggtacctgtaacacaagttctttacgaacttagcacgggaccagttaaggtggcgtgattgttattaaatatttatttattatattattattatatatttgattattttcagATTGTAAAAGCGTCGTACACTGTATTTTCTGTGATCtattaaacaacaaaacaagTTGATCAACTgcagaagaagaaagaaaagcTGCAGACATTAAAATGACATATTGTTTATAGATATATTgtgaaaatgttaaaaataataaataatggaaAATTGTAAACTTATCAAGACGACAAATACTTTATTACCTATAGCCTACCTATTTTTATGTACAAACGAAATAGAAAAAACAGGATCCTACGGGATTATAGGATTCTGTTTAGATTAATGATAATATCGATTTCCATCATGCGTCTGTTTTATACAGAGTTGTAACATCCAAAATTTATCTGACGTGCTCCGTGGGCGAAATAGGCTGTGGTTTCTATTGCTGCGGCCTTCAAATATGCCCTGGCATCAGTAAGGAAGGGGAAATCAGAAGAATATGCAAATAAGATTATAATCGAGAGTAATCCTATAGATCAGATGAGAAAATTTAGAATCAGCAGCTAGAGGGAATTAGGGTCGTttacctaggcggcactgaaaatttcgggaattacttaacgaagtgacacaacattactatttaaaaatgtatttattgcttttcgaagtattctccgcgaaatttgacacatttttccatacgatggaaccaatcattgaagcaaccattccattcggaagttggggtctccaaaatggccgttttgtaggcgtccacagcttcttcaggtgatgaaaatctctgtccacgcaatttattctttattttagggaaagtatagaaatcattagggcttaggtcggggctgtacggcggatggtttaataattctatgttttcttgctctaaaaactcttttgtactgtgcgcggtgtgagaactcgcattgtcgtgatggaggatgatgcggcggttgcagttctctttacggagttcagaaacgacctgtggcaaacaaatgctagcataccattctgcattaaccgttctttgtccctcaagaggaatagtcgtaacatggccggttttggagacaaacgtggtcaccattttttttgcaacactccgtgaacgaacaatttttgtttgctttaactcattttcgaacacccaaactcgtgactggttttttgtttcgggttcgtacgcgtatatccaggattcgtcacctgatacaatgttgtatacagcatttgaggatcctgggTGGAAtatttcgagagttctgacgcaccaagtaacacgagccgctttttgctcttcacagagcgaatgcggtatccatcgggaaaacaacttttttacacctaattgttcatgcaagattatttgtatttgactcatgccaatgtctaaagttgcctgaatttcgcggtatgtcacatgtcgatcttcttCAATCAGCTTAcacacagcatcaacgttttcttgggtgactgcagtttttggacgaccttgacggggatcatcactgagcttgacacgtccacgttgaaactcagcaaaccagcgataaattgtggttttggatggggcttcatcaccaaatgcagaaatcatccggtcaacacactgtttttgtgataaaccacttcgaaagtcataataaataatcgctcttgaattttctcgagtcaattccattttctcaacgactaaacaagtttgacaaaacctcgtgacaagaccgataatcttttttaaaataaataaatgatattcgatttttaaaaccaaggagttttcaattaaaaagattttaatatgacaggaacagtggaaatattccattcccgatacttttagtgcagccctcgtatacGTAGCCCCTGATATATAGCTGAACTAACTGTCGTCATCTTGCTTGTGTTTGTACCTACCTAGCAATAAATTTGgtaaactttaattaatttcaaaactcAATAAATAACTTTCAATATATAGCCctcaaaattatttagaaatactATTATTACATGTAAGTAGAGCAATTTGAACACAACAGCTAAACGTAAAGTAATTTGTAGCCatttatgtcggtcagtggcacagtgaagtgcgtggttcagtctcatgtccagatactcggacacttggtcactccatcttttttggCAAAGtatgtattgatttttttttatgatcgaaggattactggtggcctggaggccattccagtttcaccaggacaggtgggcgagcaaaggcccaGTCAGGAGGGGAGTATGGATTTGTCGATGTTTCATTTTTTTGACAATTTATTTGTGCGAGCACAGAGCGAGGGTACAGTTGAGGTTTATTGATAATAAGTCAGAGTTCTATTACCTGACTATAATGactatatttctgccgtgaagcagtaatgtgtttcggcttgaagggtggggcagccgttgtaactatacttgagaccttagaacttatatctcaaggtgggtggcgcatttgcgttgtagatgtctatgggctccagtaaccacttaacaccaggtgggctgtgagctcgtccacccatctaagtaataaataaaaaaatgccacAATCCGTACAAAAGTCCaatgttataaatattaaatgttaatgttaaatgtTACGATCGCGAGGACTGCACCCCACTGACCACGGACACAGGTTGATGAACGACTGTTATTCCCGTTCAAGTGCAGTTTTAAATAAACGCGCTGTTCGCGTTGTTGTTTGCTAAGATATTAGGGTCGTATTACACCGAACGTTATTATTTTCTTACCTTGAATTACGTATTAATTCAAATGGAATGCATGTTACGATGAATAGATCCCAAAAAAGCAATTGGATTATTAGAAAGAAGCAAAAGATAGTCGTCAACCCTTGAACGACACGTGCTGAGTATTCCATGAACCGCTCGCGGATATAATTCTTCAGTATTCGGTGAACTTTAAATCATCCTGGTTTTCAATAAGACACCCGTTTTATCCGTGTACAGTGATGTGACTATGGCGGGGTTCGAGTCCCGCATACTGATGGCAATTTTTCTACAGAAATAATACGTTTTACGAGCGACTCGTGCACGAAGGATTGTTTTTGGTTTGACAGTGAAATAGGTAAATAATTGCCAGTCGTTGATTTGGACAACGAATATGTTGAATAGCAAAAATACTTACtgcaaattataagtttcgCTTAACCCGAGACGAGGGTTGATCAGTCCAACATAAAAGGGCGCGAGAAGGAAGGGAAGGGATCACAAACATTTTTGAAAAGTTTCAGTAGGGCATGTGGCACAAAAAAACCCACTCCCCGTGTCATGTCAAACCTCATATATCATAAACCCGTGGTAACTTTTTATAGAGCATTACATAAGGGATACCATATACCATCAAATaggtcgtgtaataaaaattaagttacaaaaaattcgaaattcacTAAGGTAGCCATTTCAATCACGTAACATTTAAGCGGGATTAAAGGGTTGCACTACccttattatacaattgagacttagaactaaaGTTTAAAGGCAAGTCGTGATATTCAAGATGGTTTCTGAGTGCTGTAAACACTTATCAACAGTTGGTCCGGAACCCCTTCTCACTATCCTTAGCTACAAAACTAACAGTCATAACCTTGTTATTTATGACTGcacaaaaaaaagacattaattCGTACATTTATTTCATAAACTTGTCttcatcaataaacaaaaatacaccagtacacattatttaatattatgaaaaacattataaaaatacaaaacacatttacttatttttataaagttttaatattacaaagcaACGTAATTACATAATTCATAACAAAATTTCAATTCACATAGTTTGTTCTTCAGTTATTTCATTGAAACTAATAACGCCTATATAAATTTTAGTCGGATGTGACAAATTATCCTCAATTAACaacaaaatttcataaaattgaaTGTTACGTcactttgtaataattaattactacaattcaaatgtttaaaaatagttttctcaATTCGTGGCACCAATTTATAAGCTACAACTAGATTAAAGCCTAAATAAATTGAAAGGCACATGAAATGGTAAATAGCTATAATATGTTTCTTGTATAAATTGCACTAATGGTCTATGACCATAATTAAATGCgaataagtcttttttttttcaaacaaattctttttttttttataactagaATTACACCGGGCCAGAGCCCATAGATTTTAAATTCAGAACGTGTTTACCTGACCGAAACGCACAAGATATTGGTATACCAAGATGAGTCCACAGATCAACAGACAAacgaaatttataaattgacGTATAATTTAAAACACCGCTTTTTATAGGAATATGTTTGTGAGGACAATATGATTGTAAATGAGGAACATCGCTGAAGCCAGCTGGAAACGCTGTTTCGCCTGGACAATGAATCGGAGGTTAGAAACtactccagtgtgcttagtgcgagttttttaacgttctcgatagcgtaaaagttaactcaaatttgtatgcagttggaacagcgcccctagcggcaaacttaggcaaacgatcccattccatacaaatatgagttaacttttacgctatcgagaacgttaaaaaactcgcactaagcacacagggctAACAaggttttcactggtggtagtggGGGTAGATTCTGCAGGGGCAAGTGTCGCTGTCTTCCCTAACCACGGACGGATTACACTAGAATAATAGTCTTGTGCGTCagctgaaaaaaaattgtttacacTACATTACGCGCTGTGTCAAAAACCAGAATCACGTATACTTTCTCGTGGAATGATGTACGCTCAGTATAATATTTTGCGTCCCAAAGTTTggcaatataatattaatattgaaatCAAGATAACTTTTTTTGATTCTTAGATTAACGTTGccggagcccgtggacatctacaaggtaaatgccgcaatccaccttaagatatgagttgtaatgttttagtttttaaagtacaacggctaccccaccctttgaaccaaaacgcattactagttcactgctgaaataggcagggtggtagtacctacccgtgcggtcacacaagaggtcctagcacgaGTACTCTTTAATAGACGTTATCTATTAATAGTCAATTTGAGACTTGTTTTTGCATTGACCAAAGCATTTCTTTATCAGTGTGCGTTTTGAAACCAAGCATGTACCTATTTAATTGTGTTAAAGTTAcatttttaacgttatcgatacATCGATATTATTTTTGCGTTCCTCAATAAAATGTAGCtaccaaataaataaagtattaaaacaataataactggAGTACCGcgaaattttagttaacttttacgttatcgagtacgttaaaaaactcacactacgAATACATATAggtatgagttaacttttacggcatcgagaacgttaaaaaactcgcactgagcacaccgGAGTCATAGTTGCGAGTGAGCGAGGGAGATGGCGAGATGTTCCCAGAGCACGACCCAGGTTGCGTCGCACGACAAGAACAGTTCAACAACCCTAACCTTCTAACGCTACAGAAGTTTTAAGTACCTCAATATGCATTTGTAAATGAAGACATGAgcggatgaaggggttaagtaccatttttaagatttttgattttttacattgaatgaagttATTATGTGGCtattagaccttagaactccaggtttaaaggctatttttagaaattgcaggTTATGAAGAAGTCATGCGTGAAGAAAaaatacaagtaacaaaagtttgttgcccgttttctccaAATTAACATATTGTATCATATCTCCTtcgtccactcatgtcttcaaatattcatattcatatatttcaaatattaatattcatatACATTCAACGATTGAAATTCAATTCACAAAAAACGATGaaaaatcttcaaaaataaCTTGTACAGCTTACCATTTTAATATCTATTCTTACCAGACTATTAGTAGACCCGATGTAACTATGCTAGGTTACACTGTGTTTTGTCTCTTTCTATGTATGAAACAAAATGACTTGAGATGCGAACGAAAGAGACGAAACACTGTGTGAACTAGGATTGGCTGCACCGCGTACATAAATGGAAAGGATTAGAGTTTGGAGTCGAAGAATTTGAGTTCTTTGTCTTCGGGCAGCCTCTTGAAATAACTCTCGACATATTCATCATCAGCTTCGGCCAGAGACTTGGGGTTCCACTGGGGCTTGTTGTCCTTGTCGATGAGCAGAGCTCTCACACCTGTTGGAGTAAAGCAGGTTCCTTGAGACACACTGTGACGTGGGTACGGTGAACTCCTGTCCGATATCATGCAGATACAATAACGCTCAGGTCATCTTGAAGTGAGCATTTCGTGgttcataaatttaattaatcacgattaaaaacattttcacagtttcattttgaatttgttttattaattttacagacTTATTCTGGGGTCATGAgctgtaaaatatatataattaatattgttaccTTCAGGGAAATCATGGTTCTCAGTGGCTCGGCAGGCCAGTCTGTACTCCATCTGTAGACACTGGCCCAGGTCCAGCTGAGCGCCTCGTTGGAGGGCTCGCAGTGTAATCTTGAGAGAGCCAGGACACATTTGATGAAGAGTCTGAAATTtggataaatcaataataatggggtattcatattttttacgaTAATCCACAATATAAAGTATATTAGCTGTACCCGTCTGCTTCGCTGGGAATTTCAAAttaccattattatttctcacccccacaaagattctcattattaacgccaccgcaactggtgtagggagttcaacactcatataaatccTTAGCctttccattaagtacatgtattttctacatggataccaagtttcaagtcaatcggatgcacggttcagtagttataacggaacatccgtaaaaaccactgtagatttatatattagtatagattattggTATAGGGTATATCCTTGACAATTTGACTCTTTTCATTAATTACTTGCTgttctaaatatatataaatttatgttGTGAACATACCTCTAAAGTCTTAACGGACCATTCATTTTGAACTTTCTCCAGTCGCTCAATGATCTCTTCAACAGTCGAAGCCGCAAAACAGTAGTTTATATGCTTGATATTTGATGCAAGTGAGAAGTCCTCCGAGGGTTCGTGGAATTTATTGAGTAGTGAATTAACTTCTATATCATTAGCGCACCGAGAAAGGAGCATTTCGAGTTCATACAGACGTTTGCTTGGTACAAAGTGTGTAGCTATTCCAGCTTTCACAACGTCTTTACCTTTCAATCTGTCACCTGCAGTAAATAGTAGTTCTATTAGTGAtgattgtggttttttttacctacctactgAGAGGCTATACCAGCATAATCGAGCGAGTAGATTagctcatggggctctaacCAAAGCAACATTCTTGTAATAACAATACAACACTACGATGTGTCTTACAGGCAGTGATATACTAAGTCTAGGCTAATCCCTGCACCTAACCTCTTTCAGTTTGCAAAGTCTAGAACAAAATTGAAGTACTGTAGTATATGGATTCTTAATAGACttattaatgtacatttttgACATTTTTTACCAATGGTAGAGTTGATCTTTATTAATAGACATTGACATGGCAATGTAAAGGTTAACATTCAACAACAGGTCAGGATTGTGCGGTTGACATGTCGGTGTGTATAAGAATAAGGACAAAAACATGCACTACAACTAGCTATTAGTGTGCATATTTTCAATGTCATTgttcacttttttattttatcactatGTACACATTTATGATGTTATCTGAGATGGTAATGTGACGAAGGCTGTGATAAGATTAACATCaaagaattttttatttcaaagtatTTATTTGATCAAATAATTAGGTATAATGTTAAACAGATACTATTTGGTATAAATTCTATTGGGAACCTTCATTAACGCAACTTTATGCAACATATAACACgtgaataaagagcttttactgtttAGTTACCTTCAAAGTAACATtgcatacataatataaattacttttacaggTTCTGGATGTTCAGAAAAATCTTTTAATATTAGTAACAATagcaattaataatataataatattcaagaCTTTGCTATGATTAgtcaatgaaaaatatttttactcacCGGTCAACCCTAAGTACAATCCCAAATTAACTTGTAAACGAGGTAAAAAGAATGATCCACCAACATCTGGGAATAGTCCTATCTTAGTCTCTGGCATGGCTATTAATGTCTTCTCTGTTGCTACTCTGTATCTGCCATGGACTGAGAGTCCAAGACCTCCTCCCATTGTGATTCCATTTATAAATGCAATATATGGGATTTTATAGTTTCCAATCAAGTAATTAACATTGTATTCCGTATGGAAGAACCTAGGCCCTTCCATTTTGTCTATGGCAGCTTTCACATCACCACCAGCACAGAAAGCTTTCTCTCCAGCACCCTTAATTATAACCAGAGACTTTGATTTCTCCCATTCTTGAAGTTGTGGTAATAATTTTGACACCATAGATGTGTTGAGGGAATTTAATGCTTTGGGTCGATTGAGGGTTACTATGCCAGCATTGTTTAATGCTTCAAATAAAACATCAGGTTCTTGGGAAGACATTGTCCTTCTTAACAAAGGCAATGTTGCTTGTTtaagttttattaaactatACATCTGTAATGAATAGGCTTTTAAAATTTCTTCACAGCACGTTGTATTAAATGTAAATGGAATAGtgttgttaaattttaaatattcgaTACGAAGAAGTTCAGGTCTAATTTgaacttatttaatttagaaattaaCGTTTATTCATAGATTACGCCAAAAAGTAAATAAGAATCAACTTCAGTATGCAAGCAACAGATAACAATAATTGCATAATTACTTACTCTTTTGACCTTTACAAATGCCGCTTTAGCTAGGTTGCCGGATTTGCTGAAATAGCAGTTCGTTCAATAAAACACGAaccttaattcaataaaaacaaataaaaaagtggtATACAGTTAAAACTAATCTAATAATGCTAACAGCATGATAATTGTTACCGACATACACAAAACAAAAcagtattaaaaatgaaatcttcaaaatataaTTGCTCGTTTCTACATAGAGCAGCTGTTTGTTTATTTTCCCGTTGTGACATAGAATGCTATTGACATATTGAGTTTTTTTATGACTTGAGCAAGGCTACCTGattagtttgtttttgagactAGTAATTAAGGAAAGAGAATGGAATAGGGACTAGTCgctaaaatttttttaagaaatcaaCTACATAATACTGAtggtatttttaatgaaaacgtgTGACATTGACGGGGCCTATTAAAGATAAAGGCACTATTCTTCTCAACAGTATGAGAGTattcgtaactatacttgagaccttagaacttgtatctcaaggtgggtggcgcatttacattgtggatgtctatgggctccggtaaccgcttaacaccaggtggactgtgagctcgtccaaccatctaagcaataaaaaaaaatagataatggTGGATCTCAGTATTCAACTCagtgtattatttatgtctATTGCCCAGTCAAGATCT
Coding sequences:
- the LOC101741452 gene encoding 3-hydroxyisobutyryl-CoA hydrolase, mitochondrial; the encoded protein is MYSLIKLKQATLPLLRRTMSSQEPDVLFEALNNAGIVTLNRPKALNSLNTSMVSKLLPQLQEWEKSKSLVIIKGAGEKAFCAGGDVKAAIDKMEGPRFFHTEYNVNYLIGNYKIPYIAFINGITMGGGLGLSVHGRYRVATEKTLIAMPETKIGLFPDVGGSFFLPRLQVNLGLYLGLTGDRLKGKDVVKAGIATHFVPSKRLYELEMLLSRCANDIEVNSLLNKFHEPSEDFSLASNIKHINYCFAASTVEEIIERLEKVQNEWSVKTLETLHQMCPGSLKITLRALQRGAQLDLGQCLQMEYRLACRATENHDFPEGVRALLIDKDNKPQWNPKSLAEADDEYVESYFKRLPEDKELKFFDSKL